The proteins below are encoded in one region of Pseudoduganella armeniaca:
- a CDS encoding 2-isopropylmalate synthase, translating to MPRDRLIIFDTTLRDGEQSPGASMTKEEKIRIAKQLERLRVDVIEAGFAAASPGDFEAIRAIAATVRESTICSLSRANDRDIARAAEALAPAARKRIHTFIATSPLHMQMKLRMEPAQVLEQARLAVRFARQHTDDIEFSPEDGSRSEEDFLCRVLETVIAEGATTINFPDTVGYAVPELFGETIRRLRERIPNSDRAVWSVHCHNDLGLAVANSLAGVMIGGARQVECTINGLGERAGNTALEEVVMALRTRAGYFNLECGIDASQIVPASKMVSQITGFPVQPNKAVVGANAFAHASGIHQDGILKARETYEIMRAEDVGWTANKIVLGKLSGRNAFKQRLQELGIELESEADVNAAFARFKELADRKAEIFDEDIMALVSAEEREEGEHYRFVSLAQRSETGELPHARVVFSVDGREHACEGTGDGPVDAIVNAIESQAQSGAELVLFSINAISTGTQSQGEVTMRLSQAGRIVNGVGSDPDIVVASAKAYLAGLNKLHSKERVNPQTERG from the coding sequence ATGCCGCGCGACCGCTTGATCATCTTCGACACGACCCTGCGCGACGGCGAGCAGTCGCCGGGCGCGTCGATGACGAAGGAAGAAAAAATCCGCATCGCCAAGCAGCTGGAGCGGCTGCGGGTGGACGTCATCGAGGCCGGCTTCGCGGCCGCCTCGCCGGGCGACTTCGAGGCCATCCGCGCCATCGCCGCCACCGTGCGCGAGTCCACCATCTGCTCGCTGTCGCGCGCCAACGACCGCGACATCGCCCGTGCCGCCGAGGCGCTGGCCCCCGCCGCGCGCAAGCGCATCCACACCTTCATCGCCACCTCGCCCTTGCACATGCAGATGAAGCTGCGCATGGAACCGGCCCAGGTGCTGGAGCAGGCCCGCCTTGCCGTGCGCTTCGCGCGCCAGCATACCGACGACATCGAATTCTCGCCGGAGGACGGCAGCCGCTCGGAAGAGGACTTCCTGTGCCGCGTGCTGGAAACCGTGATCGCGGAAGGCGCGACGACGATCAATTTCCCCGACACGGTGGGCTATGCGGTGCCGGAGCTGTTTGGCGAGACCATACGGCGGCTGCGCGAGCGCATCCCCAATTCCGACCGGGCCGTGTGGTCGGTGCACTGCCACAACGACCTCGGGCTGGCGGTGGCCAACTCGCTGGCCGGCGTGATGATCGGCGGCGCGCGCCAGGTCGAGTGCACGATCAACGGCCTGGGCGAACGGGCCGGCAACACGGCGCTGGAAGAGGTGGTGATGGCGTTGCGCACGCGTGCCGGCTACTTCAACCTGGAGTGCGGCATCGACGCCAGCCAGATCGTGCCGGCCTCGAAGATGGTGTCGCAGATCACGGGCTTCCCCGTGCAGCCGAACAAGGCGGTGGTGGGCGCCAACGCCTTCGCGCACGCTTCCGGCATCCACCAGGACGGCATCCTGAAGGCGCGCGAGACCTACGAGATCATGCGCGCCGAGGACGTGGGCTGGACCGCCAACAAGATCGTGCTGGGCAAGCTGTCCGGCCGCAATGCGTTCAAGCAGCGCTTGCAGGAGCTGGGCATCGAGCTGGAGTCGGAAGCGGACGTCAACGCCGCCTTCGCCCGCTTCAAGGAGCTGGCCGACCGCAAGGCCGAGATCTTCGACGAGGACATCATGGCGCTGGTCTCGGCCGAGGAGCGCGAGGAGGGTGAGCATTACCGCTTCGTCTCGCTGGCCCAGCGCAGCGAGACGGGCGAGCTGCCGCACGCCCGCGTGGTGTTCTCGGTGGACGGGCGCGAGCACGCCTGCGAGGGCACGGGTGACGGCCCGGTGGACGCCATCGTCAACGCCATCGAAAGCCAGGCGCAGAGCGGCGCGGAGCTGGTGCTGTTCTCGATCAATGCCATCAGCACCGGTACGCAGTCGCAGGGCGAGGTGACGATGCGGCTGTCACAGGCGGGGCGCATCGTCAACGGTGTCGGTTCCGACCCGGACATCGTCGTCGCTTCCGCCAAGGCGTATCTGGCCGGCCTGAACAAGCTGCATTCGAAGGAGCGGGTCAATCCGCAGACGGAGCGTGGTTAG
- the pssA gene encoding CDP-diacylglycerol--serine O-phosphatidyltransferase, with translation MAKFPRRRPKAGTPRRTPFSRFARKAGDNRPRSRGIYLLPNAFTTGALFCGFYAIVMAMNQRFEHAAWAIFVAMLLDGLDGRVARLTNTQSEFGAQYDSLSDMVSFGAAPALVIYEWSLRGLGKLGWIAAFVYCAGAALRLARFNTNIEVVDKRYFQGLPSPSAAALIAGFVLMMVDLEVNGIYLSWVSWAIALFAGLTMVTNVPFYSFKELNFKKSVPFIAVFLIALFFALISIDPPKVLFPIFVLYGLSGYLVLCVRLAKGKPVSIVQVDDEPLDESERR, from the coding sequence ATGGCAAAATTTCCCCGTCGCCGGCCCAAGGCCGGCACGCCGCGCAGGACACCGTTCAGCAGGTTCGCCCGCAAGGCGGGCGACAACCGGCCGCGTTCGCGCGGCATCTACCTGCTGCCGAACGCGTTCACGACGGGCGCGCTGTTCTGCGGCTTCTACGCCATCGTGATGGCGATGAACCAGCGCTTCGAGCATGCCGCCTGGGCCATCTTCGTGGCGATGCTGCTGGACGGCCTGGATGGCCGCGTCGCCCGCCTGACCAATACCCAGAGCGAATTCGGTGCCCAGTACGACAGCCTGTCGGACATGGTCTCGTTCGGCGCCGCGCCGGCGCTGGTCATCTATGAATGGTCGCTGCGCGGGCTGGGCAAGCTGGGCTGGATTGCCGCCTTCGTCTATTGCGCCGGCGCCGCACTGCGCCTGGCGCGCTTCAACACCAATATCGAAGTGGTCGACAAGCGCTATTTCCAGGGCTTGCCCAGCCCGTCGGCCGCGGCGTTGATCGCCGGCTTCGTGCTGATGATGGTGGACCTCGAGGTCAACGGCATCTACCTGTCGTGGGTGTCGTGGGCGATCGCGCTGTTCGCGGGGCTGACGATGGTGACCAACGTGCCGTTCTACAGCTTCAAGGAACTCAATTTCAAGAAATCGGTGCCGTTCATCGCCGTCTTCCTGATCGCGCTGTTCTTCGCGCTGATCTCGATCGACCCGCCCAAGGTGTTGTTCCCGATCTTCGTGCTGTACGGCCTGTCCGGCTACCTCGTGCTGTGCGTGCGGCTGGCGAAAGGCAAGCCGGTCTCCATCGTGCAGGTGGACGACGAGCCCCTGGACGAGAGCGAACGGCGCTAA
- a CDS encoding SIMPL domain-containing protein (The SIMPL domain is named for its presence in mouse protein SIMPL (signalling molecule that associates with mouse pelle-like kinase). Bacterial member BP26, from Brucella, was shown to assemble into a channel-like structure, while YggE from E. coli has been associated with resistance to oxidative stress.), protein MTVLKNLLAAAFVLGTVQAHAQTVPTAGTTVIIPATGEVTAPNDQAIATLAIEEQDKDKAAAASRVNTKMKQGLDILKAQDPQASLKTMGYYTYPVYPEDRPVQPLAPNRPRQPTAWRVGQYVEVKTTNLAGLPKTVAAAQKVLTLNAINFGLTPAALRKLDDQRIAATYQALNERIAAVAKSMGRPVTDAVLDTVDFEGSGNYVGGRESAPAPMAMRAMAMKDSAEVAEPSFEPGETTLDMRLVGKVRFK, encoded by the coding sequence ATGACCGTACTGAAAAACCTGCTGGCCGCCGCGTTCGTGCTGGGCACCGTGCAGGCGCACGCGCAAACGGTGCCGACCGCCGGCACCACCGTGATCATTCCCGCCACCGGCGAGGTGACGGCGCCGAACGACCAGGCCATCGCCACGCTGGCGATCGAGGAGCAGGACAAGGACAAGGCCGCCGCCGCGTCGCGCGTCAACACCAAGATGAAGCAGGGCCTGGACATCCTGAAGGCGCAGGACCCGCAGGCCAGCCTGAAGACGATGGGCTACTACACCTATCCCGTGTATCCGGAAGACCGCCCGGTGCAGCCGCTGGCGCCGAACCGGCCGCGCCAGCCGACCGCCTGGCGCGTGGGCCAGTACGTCGAGGTGAAGACGACCAACCTGGCCGGCCTGCCGAAGACGGTGGCCGCCGCGCAGAAGGTACTGACGCTGAACGCGATCAACTTCGGCCTGACCCCGGCCGCGCTGCGCAAGCTGGATGACCAGCGCATCGCCGCCACCTACCAGGCCTTGAATGAGCGCATCGCCGCGGTGGCGAAGTCGATGGGCCGGCCGGTGACGGATGCGGTGCTGGACACGGTGGACTTCGAGGGTTCCGGCAACTACGTGGGCGGGCGCGAGAGCGCGCCGGCGCCGATGGCGATGCGGGCGATGGCGATGAAGGACAGCGCCGAAGTGGCCGAACCGAGCTTCGAGCCGGGCGAGACGACGCTGGACATGCGCCTGGTCGGCAAGGTGCGGTTCAAGTGA
- a CDS encoding alkaline phosphatase family protein yields MRTSIALATCATFLALNANASPTAAPAQPKLVVVMAVDGLPQEQLLRYRGQFGDGGFKRLLTQGAMFADAHQAHGTTVTAIGHAAILTGAYPYQHGIVGNNWIDRASGKSVYCTEDQRHQYVGEATAPSDGTSPAKLRVDTLGDQLRYATGNQAKVVAVSGKDRGAILLAGKGGTAYMYMEGSGNFASSTYYMPQHPAWVQRYQAGKPQDRYYGKTWRPMLADAAYQLDAGDTPFAISYYSESGSPDASYYKRLKEGPFVDELTLEFARAAIEGENLGANPAGVPDLLGVSLSAHDYVNHAHGPESRMSHDHLQRLDRMLAGFFTYLDKRVGSDNYLVVLTADHGFANSAEFSQRQHIDAGRVDGKALMDGLQRHLDATFGAGKVALTALLPNIYMDEEALAKAGVQRAAVEQAATRWLRAQTGIADVYTRSRFEEAGATGTRIDLLLRRAWHRYESGDLVVVPRAYWSFGAGSSGATHGTPYAYDTSVPLLMMGKRWIAPGTYAGYTEVVDIAPTLATILGVRKPAGAEGRVLTEALARR; encoded by the coding sequence ATGCGCACATCGATCGCCCTGGCCACCTGCGCCACCTTTCTTGCCCTGAACGCCAACGCAAGCCCCACCGCCGCCCCCGCCCAGCCCAAGCTGGTCGTCGTGATGGCGGTCGACGGCCTGCCGCAGGAACAGCTGCTGCGCTACCGTGGCCAGTTCGGCGACGGCGGCTTCAAGCGCCTGCTGACGCAAGGCGCCATGTTCGCGGACGCGCACCAGGCCCACGGCACCACGGTCACGGCAATCGGCCATGCCGCTATCCTGACCGGCGCCTATCCGTACCAGCACGGCATCGTCGGCAACAACTGGATCGACCGCGCCAGCGGCAAGTCGGTCTACTGCACCGAGGACCAGCGCCACCAGTACGTGGGCGAGGCCACCGCGCCGTCCGACGGCACCTCGCCGGCCAAACTGCGCGTGGACACGCTGGGCGACCAGCTGCGCTACGCCACCGGCAACCAGGCCAAGGTCGTCGCCGTCTCCGGCAAGGACCGCGGCGCCATCCTGCTGGCCGGCAAAGGCGGCACGGCCTATATGTACATGGAAGGCAGCGGCAATTTCGCCAGCAGCACTTACTACATGCCGCAGCACCCGGCCTGGGTGCAGCGCTACCAGGCCGGCAAGCCACAGGACCGCTACTACGGCAAGACGTGGCGGCCGATGCTGGCCGACGCGGCCTACCAGCTAGACGCCGGCGACACGCCGTTCGCGATCTCCTACTACAGCGAGAGCGGGTCGCCCGACGCGTCGTACTACAAGCGCCTGAAGGAAGGCCCGTTCGTCGACGAGCTGACCCTGGAATTCGCCCGCGCCGCCATCGAAGGCGAGAACCTGGGCGCCAACCCGGCCGGCGTGCCGGACCTCCTGGGCGTCAGCCTGTCGGCGCACGATTACGTCAACCATGCGCACGGCCCGGAAAGCCGCATGTCGCACGACCACCTGCAGCGACTGGACCGCATGCTGGCCGGCTTCTTCACCTACTTGGACAAGCGCGTCGGCAGCGACAACTACCTGGTCGTGCTGACGGCCGACCATGGCTTCGCCAACAGCGCCGAGTTCTCGCAGCGCCAGCACATCGACGCCGGCCGCGTCGACGGCAAGGCGCTGATGGATGGCTTGCAACGCCACCTGGACGCCACCTTCGGTGCCGGCAAGGTCGCCCTGACGGCCTTGCTGCCGAACATCTACATGGACGAGGAAGCGCTGGCCAAGGCCGGCGTGCAACGGGCTGCCGTCGAGCAGGCCGCCACCCGCTGGCTGCGGGCGCAAACGGGCATTGCCGACGTCTACACCCGCAGCCGCTTCGAGGAAGCCGGTGCCACCGGCACGCGCATCGACCTGCTGCTGCGCCGCGCCTGGCACCGCTACGAGTCGGGCGACCTGGTCGTGGTGCCGCGCGCCTACTGGTCGTTCGGCGCCGGCAGCAGCGGCGCCACGCACGGCACGCCGTACGCCTACGACACCAGCGTGCCCCTGCTGATGATGGGCAAGCGCTGGATCGCGCCGGGCACCTATGCCGGCTACACCGAAGTGGTCGACATCGCGCCGACCCTGGCCACCATCCTGGGCGTGCGCAAGCCGGCTGGCGCCGAGGGGCGCGTGCTCACGGAAGCGTTGGCGCGCCGCTAG
- a CDS encoding hybrid sensor histidine kinase/response regulator, whose translation MRIRSRLLLLMLSILLPAFAIASVAVWYVYKEQRAAEVAGMQEAARALALLADRELQTKEAVLRTLAASPAMQEGDLASVYRHARALVPAAEGTIVVHDLTGRQLFNTRQPYGSPPAVGRSNLMLLRQAAGPRATVVSDLFHAPVGKRYDVALQIPVVVGDALRYYLSMGLAVERVAPLLGQQGVPANWVVSLLDRRGTVIARSRDAARYIGRQVSPGLRARIAASPAGVHHGVRLDGTATVAFYSRAPMSGWTVVMSVPVAEMRRPAFVAAAGLGLLVSVVLLLAIGAARIYARGTAAPIEQLRQAAERLGRDEPVTPFASGVTEADAVSAALADASARIRDSKAHLERRVTEAVAAAERAQRALLQGQKLEALGRLTAGIAHDFNNILQTLSGALQLIGLTDDRARVQALAATCQKAIGRATTLTGQMRAFGTVQDARLETVQPDQALASTLPMLRSALPGTVQLELDVAPGLWAVTIDPLQLELALLNLVINARDAMPDGGRLYLAMRNEQLAQGAQGLAPGPYVRIELRDSGTGMTPETLARALEPFFTTKPVDKGTGLGLPQAYAFATQSGGMLAMQSAPGAGTTVTIRLPRAAANGAAPAAAASMSAAAAGPILFVDDDPLVRATMVEALTVAGFDVTAAASGDEALARLEAGCPVRHVVSDIVMPGTLDGIGLANVVAERFPDVRVVLATGHTERRVSLPGVRLLAKPYDIAQLFAALEQR comes from the coding sequence ATGCGTATCCGGTCCCGCCTCCTGTTGTTGATGCTGTCGATCCTGTTGCCGGCCTTCGCCATCGCGTCGGTCGCGGTCTGGTACGTCTACAAGGAGCAGCGTGCCGCCGAGGTGGCGGGCATGCAGGAGGCGGCACGCGCGCTGGCGCTGCTGGCCGACCGCGAGCTGCAAACGAAGGAAGCGGTGCTGCGCACGCTGGCCGCCTCGCCCGCGATGCAGGAGGGTGACCTGGCATCCGTCTACCGCCACGCGCGCGCCCTGGTGCCGGCGGCGGAAGGCACCATCGTCGTGCACGACCTGACGGGACGCCAGCTGTTCAACACGCGCCAGCCTTACGGCAGCCCACCGGCGGTCGGGCGCTCGAACCTGATGCTGCTGCGCCAGGCGGCGGGCCCGCGCGCCACCGTAGTGTCGGACCTGTTCCACGCGCCGGTCGGCAAGCGCTACGACGTGGCCCTGCAGATACCGGTCGTCGTCGGCGACGCGCTGCGCTACTACTTGTCGATGGGCCTGGCCGTCGAGCGCGTCGCGCCATTGCTCGGGCAGCAGGGTGTGCCCGCCAACTGGGTGGTATCGCTGCTGGACCGGCGCGGCACCGTGATCGCGCGCAGCCGCGACGCGGCGCGCTACATCGGCCGCCAGGTCAGCCCCGGCCTTCGCGCGCGCATCGCCGCCAGTCCGGCCGGCGTGCACCACGGCGTGCGGCTGGACGGCACGGCGACGGTCGCGTTCTACAGCCGCGCGCCGATGTCCGGCTGGACGGTGGTGATGAGCGTGCCCGTCGCCGAAATGCGCCGCCCCGCCTTCGTCGCCGCGGCCGGCCTGGGCCTGCTGGTCTCCGTCGTGCTGCTGTTGGCCATTGGCGCGGCCCGCATCTACGCGCGCGGTACCGCCGCGCCGATCGAACAGCTGCGCCAGGCCGCCGAGCGGCTGGGCCGCGACGAGCCGGTCACGCCGTTCGCCTCCGGCGTGACGGAGGCCGATGCCGTCAGCGCGGCGCTGGCCGACGCCAGTGCCCGCATCCGCGACAGCAAGGCACACCTGGAGCGGCGCGTGACGGAAGCGGTGGCGGCGGCGGAGCGGGCGCAGCGCGCACTGCTGCAAGGCCAGAAGCTGGAAGCGCTGGGACGCCTGACGGCCGGCATCGCGCACGACTTCAACAACATCCTGCAGACGCTGTCCGGCGCGCTGCAATTGATCGGGTTGACGGACGACCGCGCCCGGGTGCAGGCGCTGGCCGCCACCTGCCAGAAGGCGATCGGGCGCGCCACCACGCTGACGGGGCAGATGCGCGCGTTCGGCACGGTGCAGGATGCGCGACTGGAGACGGTCCAGCCCGACCAGGCGCTGGCAAGCACGCTGCCGATGCTGCGCAGCGCGCTGCCCGGCACCGTGCAGCTGGAGCTGGACGTCGCGCCTGGCCTGTGGGCCGTGACGATCGACCCGCTGCAGTTGGAGCTGGCGCTGCTGAACCTCGTCATCAACGCACGCGACGCGATGCCCGATGGCGGCCGGCTGTACCTGGCCATGCGCAACGAGCAGCTGGCGCAGGGCGCGCAGGGGCTCGCACCAGGGCCGTACGTGCGCATCGAGCTGCGTGACAGCGGTACCGGCATGACGCCGGAAACGCTGGCGCGCGCGCTCGAGCCGTTCTTCACCACCAAGCCGGTGGACAAGGGCACCGGCCTGGGTCTGCCGCAGGCCTATGCCTTCGCCACCCAGTCGGGCGGCATGCTGGCCATGCAGAGCGCCCCTGGCGCCGGCACGACGGTGACGATCCGCCTGCCCCGCGCCGCCGCCAACGGCGCCGCGCCGGCGGCGGCCGCCAGCATGTCGGCCGCCGCGGCGGGACCGATCCTGTTCGTCGACGACGATCCGCTGGTGCGCGCGACGATGGTGGAGGCCTTGACGGTGGCGGGCTTCGACGTCACGGCGGCGGCCAGCGGCGACGAGGCGCTGGCCCGGCTGGAAGCGGGCTGCCCGGTGCGGCACGTGGTGTCGGACATCGTCATGCCGGGCACGCTCGATGGAATCGGGCTGGCAAACGTCGTGGCCGAGCGCTTCCCGGACGTACGGGTGGTGCTGGCCACGGGGCATACCGAGCGTCGGGTCAGCCTGCCTGGGGTGCGCCTGCTGGCCAAGCCTTACGATATCGCGCAGTTGTTCGCGGCGCTGGAGCAGCGCTGA
- a CDS encoding nuclear transport factor 2 family protein, with the protein MFRLIAVALLCAVLHLPAARAQDNAQAVAEIDAVVHAFQAAIVARDQAGLEALFLPADNSWLTVASEARRVEGRPRVRASNYRDFARFVGTTKAKVEERFYNVRIFSNGSIGTVYFDFDFIENDKVVNKGSESWHLVKTEQGWKISSMVFSLG; encoded by the coding sequence ATGTTTCGCCTGATCGCTGTCGCCCTGCTGTGCGCCGTACTGCACCTGCCCGCCGCCCGGGCGCAAGACAATGCCCAGGCCGTCGCCGAGATCGACGCCGTCGTGCACGCCTTCCAGGCGGCCATCGTGGCGCGCGACCAGGCCGGCCTGGAGGCACTGTTCCTACCAGCCGACAACAGCTGGCTGACGGTCGCCAGCGAGGCAAGGCGGGTCGAGGGCCGGCCGCGCGTGCGTGCCTCCAATTACCGCGACTTCGCCCGCTTCGTCGGCACGACCAAGGCCAAGGTCGAGGAGCGCTTCTACAACGTGCGCATCTTCAGCAACGGCAGCATCGGGACGGTCTACTTCGATTTCGATTTTATCGAAAACGACAAGGTGGTCAACAAGGGCAGCGAATCCTGGCACCTGGTGAAGACGGAACAGGGCTGGAAGATCAGCTCGATGGTGTTCTCGCTGGGCTGA
- a CDS encoding sensor histidine kinase produces the protein MFPRFEPARLAALPFRVPLLAGVPISLCIAILGLPDIGHGHSLSYRTLFFCTFVAWLAPTAALQRLLWRRGWAAWAVAPALLAATYLMSALNNVLGQTLSIHLGRFAHYKWNDILAGMDGCWLPLIAFCAMHAVVAYHAALAAERGRAAEALVAQRDAELRALRYQLQPHFLFNTLNAVSTLVTTGRGRDANRMIVQLADLLRATLATGQAHEHALADELALTESYLEIEKARLGERLRIVLDVGPGILDAQVPCLLLQPLVENAVRHGIAPVAQGGALALRIAARGDVLHIALTNDALAEDAATDSHRVGLRNVAERLARLYGEQHRFLARRVAVRSYAVEIELPRRDAAAATAWMRAA, from the coding sequence ATGTTCCCGCGTTTCGAACCGGCCCGGCTGGCCGCCCTGCCCTTCCGCGTGCCGCTGCTGGCCGGCGTGCCGATCTCGCTGTGCATCGCCATTCTCGGCCTGCCCGACATCGGCCATGGCCACTCGCTGAGCTATCGCACGCTGTTCTTCTGCACGTTCGTGGCGTGGCTGGCACCGACCGCCGCGTTGCAGCGGCTCCTGTGGCGGCGCGGATGGGCCGCCTGGGCGGTGGCGCCGGCGCTGCTGGCGGCCACCTACCTGATGTCGGCCCTGAACAATGTGCTGGGGCAGACCCTGTCGATCCACCTGGGGCGCTTCGCCCACTACAAATGGAACGATATCCTGGCAGGCATGGACGGTTGCTGGCTGCCCCTGATCGCGTTCTGCGCGATGCACGCCGTCGTCGCCTACCATGCCGCACTGGCCGCCGAACGCGGGCGTGCCGCCGAGGCCCTGGTGGCGCAACGCGACGCCGAACTGCGCGCGCTGCGCTACCAGCTGCAGCCGCACTTCCTGTTCAACACGTTGAATGCCGTCTCTACCCTGGTGACGACGGGGCGCGGCCGCGATGCCAACCGCATGATCGTGCAGCTGGCGGACCTGCTGCGCGCGACCCTGGCGACTGGCCAGGCGCACGAACACGCGCTGGCGGACGAACTGGCCTTGACGGAAAGCTACCTGGAGATCGAGAAGGCGCGCCTGGGCGAACGCCTGCGCATCGTGCTGGACGTCGGTCCCGGCATCCTCGACGCGCAGGTGCCCTGCCTGCTGCTGCAGCCGCTGGTGGAAAACGCGGTGCGCCATGGCATCGCCCCGGTGGCCCAGGGCGGCGCGCTGGCCTTGCGGATCGCCGCGCGTGGCGACGTGCTGCACATCGCGCTGACCAATGACGCCTTGGCGGAAGACGCCGCCACCGATTCGCACCGGGTCGGCCTGCGCAACGTGGCCGAGCGCCTGGCACGACTGTACGGCGAGCAGCACCGCTTCCTCGCCCGGCGCGTGGCGGTGCGCAGCTACGCGGTGGAGATCGAACTGCCGCGGCGCGACGCTGCCGCCGCCACCGCATGGATGCGCGCGGCATGA
- a CDS encoding LytR/AlgR family response regulator transcription factor, with protein MMRALVIDDEPLARSGVVARLRGVPDVEVVGEHGDGASALAAIAARPPDLLFLDVEMPALDGMALLAALPAARRPVTILLTAHEQFAVQAFALSVVDYLLKPVDEDRFGEALQRARQALAVRRHAVATQVAPAPWLARFTVRYGSRLLFVPVEEVAWIEASGDYATLHVGEREYLVREPLHRLVTLLDPARFLRVHRSAIVQLELVSELRTLGNRDAIIRLRDGTALRASRTYIDALLAALERQQRHPA; from the coding sequence ATGATGCGCGCATTGGTGATCGACGACGAGCCGCTGGCGCGCAGCGGCGTCGTCGCGCGCCTGCGCGGCGTGCCGGACGTCGAGGTGGTGGGTGAACACGGCGACGGCGCCAGCGCGCTGGCGGCGATCGCGGCACGGCCGCCCGACCTGCTGTTCCTGGACGTCGAGATGCCGGCGCTGGACGGCATGGCGCTGCTGGCCGCGCTGCCGGCGGCGCGGCGCCCCGTCACGATCCTGCTGACGGCGCACGAGCAGTTCGCCGTGCAGGCGTTCGCATTGAGCGTCGTCGACTACCTGCTGAAACCCGTGGACGAGGACCGCTTCGGCGAAGCGCTGCAGCGCGCCCGCCAGGCGCTGGCCGTGCGGCGCCATGCCGTCGCGACGCAAGTGGCGCCGGCGCCATGGTTGGCCCGCTTCACGGTGCGCTACGGCAGCCGCCTGCTGTTCGTGCCGGTGGAGGAGGTGGCGTGGATCGAGGCCAGCGGCGACTACGCCACGCTGCACGTGGGCGAGCGCGAATACCTGGTGCGCGAGCCGCTGCACCGGCTCGTCACCCTGCTCGACCCGGCCCGTTTCCTGCGTGTGCACCGCTCGGCGATCGTCCAGCTGGAGCTGGTGAGCGAGCTGCGCACGCTGGGCAACCGCGACGCCATCATTCGCCTGCGCGACGGCACGGCGCTGCGCGCCAGCCGCACCTATATCGACGCGCTGCTGGCGGCGCTGGAGCGCCAGCAACGCCACCCGGCCTGA